Part of the Woronichinia naegeliana WA131 genome, CCAATTTGGGTTCTAATATTGGCCCGTTGCTAGTGGTTGTGGGACTATTTCTGGGCAGTGGCGGCATCATTTTAAGTAATATTGGTATTGTCGTTTTTCTGGCAGTGATTCTATTTCACCTTGTCACCCTGCCGGTTGAGTTTGATGCCTCTCAACGGGCATTACGCTTGATTAATGATTTCGGTATTTTACAGGGAGAAGAAAATCGGGGTGCTCGTCAAGTTCTCAGTGCGGCGGCCCTAACCTATGTGGCAACGACTTTTTATGCCGTTTTACAACTGCTGCAATTGCTCCTAATGCGCAGAAATTAATCATCATTAACCATGACCTTGAATTCACCTTCCCCCATTATTTTGGATCAAGAACCCTGGATTGATCTGCGTCAATATGATCAGTCCTGGTTCGAGCGGGGGCGGCCTAATGGGTTGATTCTCCTCTGGTGGTTTGTGCAGGCGATCGCTTTTCCCCTGAGCCTGCATTTTGGTCATGGGGTCAGAAATGGCTTGTTGCGCTTATTTGGAGCCAAGATTGGTAAAAGGGTTAAAATTCGTCCTACGGCTCGTTTCACCTATCCTTGGAAGGTCGAAATTGGTGACGATAGTTGGATTGGCGATGATGTCGTTATTTATAGCCTGGACTGGATTCGCATTGGTCGTCAGTGTGTGATTTCACAGAAATCCTACCTCTGTTCCGCTAGTCACGATTTTTCTGACCCCGCTTTTGGTCTTAAACTGGCCGCAATCACCATTGGTAATGGGGTTTGGATTGCTGCGGACTGTTTTATTGGGCCAGGAGTTGAGATTGGGGCCAATACGGTCATTGGGGTGAGAAGTACGGTTTTAAAGAGTATTGATTCTGCTCAAGTTGCCTGGGGCCATCCCTGTCAAGTGCGCTATCCCCGTCAACAGCCCTCAAGGTCTGGTTAAATCCGTCTCAATTATGATAAAACTTCTGATCCTTAGTAATGGCCACGGAGAAGATGCGATCGCCGCTCGGATTGTCGAACAGTTGCTGGCCGCCAATCAGTCATCACCAGCAAGCTGGGAATTAGCCGTTTTGCCCTTAGTGGGAGAAGGTCATGCCTACGCTCATTTGCCGGTATCAATTCTGGGAGCAACTCAAGTCATGCCCTCAGGAGGCTTCATTTATATGGATAGTCGTCAACTCTGGCGCGATCTGCAAGGGGGCTTAATCTCATTAACCGGCAAACAATATAATCTGATTCGCGATTGGGCCAAGTCGGGCGGGAAGATTTTGGCAGTGGGAGATATTGTGCCTTTATTTTTCGCCTGGTTAAGCGGTGCAGAATACACATTTGTGGGCACAGCCAAATCGGAATACTATGTACGGGACGAAAAGGGTTGGTTAGCCCCAAGCTCCTGGTTAACACGACAGTTTGGCTCGGTTTATTTTCCCTGGGAACGGTGGTTAATGAATCGTCCCCATTGTCGGGCCGTTTTTCCGAGGGATGAGTTAACTAGTCAAATTTTGCAATCCTTTTCTATTCCTGCTTTGGCCCTGGGCAATCCCATGATGGATGGTTTGGATCTACCGACATGGCTCCCCTCTGTCACCGAACCCCCTCAACCTCAGAAGATTCTTCTCTTGCCCGGTTCCCGTCCCCCGGAAGCTTTTCACAATTGGGAACTGATTCTCCAGGCCGTTCAAGAGCTTATCGTGTCCCACCAGAATCAAGCATGGTGTTTTTTAGCTGCGATCGCCCCCCATTTATCCCTTGATCCCTTTCAAGATCGTTTATATTCCCAGGGTTGGCAGTGTTTATCCCAGCCTGAATTGCCCGTGCATGATCCCCAGGCTTTAGGTTTTCAACGGGGAGTTAATAAACTTGTTCTTTGCCAAGGGGCCTACGCCGATTGTTTGCATCAATCCCAAACGGCGATCGCCATGGCTGGAACGGCAACTGAACAATTCGTCGGTTTAGGCAAGCCTGTTTTTAGTTTTCCTGGCATTGGGCCCCAATTTACCCCCCACTTTGCTCGTCAACAAAGCTATCTTTTAGGCCCCTCAGTCATTCTGTTAGAAACCCCCCAACAAATTGCTGCCATACTGCCCAAAATCCTAAGCAATTCTACTCAGCTAAAACAAATTCAGGAAAATGGCTTTCACCGGCTAGGTAAACCAGGGGCCGCCGCTCGTATTACCCATCAGCTTGCAAAAATCTGGACTTAATTGCTTAACGTATCTTATTCAAACTATTTCAACCATTCCCAGAGATTTGTATGCTATAGTGAAAGCCGAGACAATTCTGTATCGGTAGCAAATTTGGTTCCACGCATTGACAGGTCTTTCCCGGTCAGCCTTGGCAAGATTCTCTCCGAACGTTCGCTCTCTACATTCCCTACTCTCAACGGAGACAATCTATGTCGATTTATATAGGCAACCTTTCCTACGAGGTCACTGAAGATGACCTCAAATCCGTATTCACTGATTACGGTTCCGTTAAACGGGTTCACCTACCCACGGATCGTGAAACTGGCCGCTTGCGGGGTTTTGCATTTGTCGAAATGAACTCTCTCACTGAAGAAGATTCTGCTATCTCAGCCTTAGATGGGGCTGAATGGATGGGTCGTTCCTTAAAAGTTAACAAAGCTAAAGAACGTGAAGATCGCGGTGGCGGCGGCGGCGGTGGCGGTGGCCGTCGGAACAATCGTTACTAAGTCTTAGTAGTAGTTGATTGTAACATTTTAAAGAATCAAGCTTTATTGGCGTTTGAGTTATTACTCGGCGTAAGAAGCATTATTTAAGGTCTGGTAGTAGAGAAGATTAAAAGTTCTCTCTTTACCTGGCCTTTTATTTTTAAAGATCGCAATCACTTTCTGTTAGTCAATCTCGAACTCAGATAGGGTATTCTGTCTAGAGAAACTAAAAATTAAGAGCAGCAAAAAATTAGGATGGCTAAAGCTTGTATTATCGGTTTGGGGCGTTCAGGAATGGCGGCGGCCAGAGTCTTAAAACGGGATGGATGGGATGTTAGTCTCAGCGATCGCGCTAATCATGAAAACTTACAAACCTTAGGTCAACCCCTAGCGGCCGAAGGGATTACACTCAACTTAGGCCATGCCTTTACCCTCGAAACTGATGATTTGCCTAAGCTGATTGTGGTTAGCCCTGGTGTTCCCTGGGATTTACCGATCCTAGTTCAAGCGAGAGCACAAGGGGTTGAAGTAATTGGCGAATTAGAATTGGCCTGGCGATATTTGCAGGGAACCCCCTGGATCGGCATTACCGGAACCAATGGTAAAACAACCACAACAGCCCTCATAAATGCGATTTTTCAAGCCGCAGGATACAATGCTCCGGCCTGCGGTAATATTGGCTACGCGGCCTGCGAACTTGTGCTGCAAAATCAACGCTTTGACTGGATTATTGCAGAAATTAGCAGTTATCAAATTGAATCTTCCTATCAGTTAGCTCCCAAAATCGGACTCTGGACAACCTTTACTCCCGATCATCTCAATCGGCATAAAACCTTAGAAAATTACTACAATATCAAGGCTTCTTTACTGAAACGTTCCGAGCTTCAGGTTTTTAATGGTGACGATCCCCATTTATTTCAGGTCGGACGAAATCATTGGCCCGAAGCCCATTGGACAAGTGTCAAAGGCAAAGAAGGTCTGCTCTGTGAACCGAGAAAAGGCGTTTATCTAGAAGATAATTGGGTATCGGCTCTGGGGGAATTAATTCTCCCTATTAATTTATTTAAAATGCCAGGCAGCCATAACCAACAAAACTTATTGGTGGCAGTGGCAGCGGCTCGATTGGCCGGTATTGAGAAAAAAGCGATTACTAACGCGCTCCTCAATTTTACTGGTGTTCCCCACCGTTTAGAGCCGGTCTGTACAATTAATGGAATTGAGTTTATTAATGATAGCAAAGCGACTAATTACGATGCCGCAGAAGTGGGTTTAGCATCCGTTAAAGCTCCGGCTATCTTAATTGCGGGAGGGGAAGCCAAAGAGGGAGATGATCATCAGTGGATTGCCCAAATTCGTAAGAAAGCAGCGACGGTTTTATTAATTGGAGAAGCGGCTCCTTTGTTTGCTGAACGTTTGCAATTTCATGGTTATTCAGATTACGAGATCGTTGAAACGATGGCACGGGCCGTTAAGCGAGGGTTGGAATTAGCTCCTCAAAAAGCGGCTAAAGTCGTTCTTTTATCCCCAGCCTGTGCCAGTTTCGATCAGTATCAAAGTTTTGAACATCGGGGAGATGATTTTCGGCAGTTATGTTTGGCTTTAAGGAATTAGACTGGGGTGCAAGTCCAACTTAAGTGAATAGTTGTACCTTTGTGTGGCGTACTGGTGATCGCGAAATTGCCGCTATAGAGTTGGGTAATCCGTTTTGCCAGTATCAGACCCAACCCCGCTCCCTGTTGTTCGTAGAGTTTACGGTCAAATTGCATATAGGCTCCAATCTCATCAATCTGTTGAGAAGTCATCCCGCGTCCTTGATCCTGAATCTCTAGGCAAAAGCGATCGCCCTGACAATAGCTCCGAATCTTGACAGGTGTGCCATCTGAAGAAAATTTAAAGGCGTTATCAATCATCTCCTCTACGACTTTACGGAAGTCCTGATCTGCCATATCAATGGTGGTATTTTCAATGTCTAGAGGCAAATCGATTAGGCGATTTCCTTGTTCTGCAAGCTCTTGGGCAAGCTCTTGGATAATTTCGCTGGTTTCGGTTTTTTGAGCAAGGCGGTATTTCCAAACCTGAATCCGTTCAGGATTCTCCTCTAATAGTTGTAATTCTGCAAAAAGGAGGAAATTTTGGACAAGGCGATAGAGTCTTTTGCCCGAATCCTGAATATCCTTGATTGAAGATAGGATTTCCGCCTTGTTCATCGAATCGTAAAAATCTCTCAAAATTTCTGTTGTGCCCAGAATGCCGTTGAGAGGGGTTAGGAGTTCGTGAGGTAAAGCCCGTGTAATATTTTGGCGGAGTTGATCCATCTCTTGGTGGGCAGCCTGATTAACCGTAACCTGTCTAGCTAGACGAACCGCGATCGCATTGAGCAATTCTTCCAGAGTGAAAGGTTTTGTCAAGTAATCATCGGCTCCTGATTCCATGCCGTGACGGAGATCGGTGCGATCGGCCTTGGCTGTCAAAAAAATAAAGGGAATGCTGCCCGTAGCAGGTAATTGACGCAGTTCTTTTAAAACTCCAAAACCATCTAATCGTGGCATCATCACATCACAAAGAATGAGATCCGGCAAAAACTGTTGGGCTAACTCCACACCAATGAGGCCATCAGCCGCAGTCAAAGTTTCGTAGTCTTCCAGATCGAGAATTGCCTGAATATTTTCCCGAACATCAGGTTGGTCTTCGATAATAAGAATTTTGGTCATCGTATTTTTCGTTTTATTTTTCGGGCATTGCATTATTGAATCAGAGAATAAGTTTGCCCTAATCAAAATCATGTAGCTCTCTCTATTATTATCATCCCATCGGCTTAGAAACGTCAGCGATGAGAACAGATTGGGTAATGTCCTCCGTCAAGCATCTACTGTGTACACACAAGTCGAGTGTAAACTAGAAAAAGGGAAAAACCACTAAAAAGAGGACTGAAAAATGACCAACCCGATACTCATTCACGCTGAACAGGCAAAAGGAAAAGCATTTGGAGACCCACGCTTAGTAAAAAGGGGGCGGAATTGTATGAAGCAATCAGAACAGCAATTCCAAATTCAGAATGTAGCTAAAGATACAAAATCCCTGAAGTGCTTACGGTCAAGGGGTTTAATGCCAATATTTAGAATCAATGTAATGCTCTATTTAGTGATTGATCAAGTTTGTTTGCAGGTTATTGACTCTCTAAGAGACCGAGATTCGAGGAGGGAATGCAAAAAAACTCAGAGATTAGGTCAATATCTCTTGTATCCATAAAAACAAGATCGTGTCTGTATCCTATGTTACCGTTTGAATTTAGAATTGCTGCTCTCAGAACCAGCAATTCTAAATTTAAGGATGGGTAAGGGTTGTAGAAAAAAAGGATAATGGGAAAGGACAACAAGGTAGCCAGAGAGGAAGAAAAGATGCAAGGAACAATCAGTATGACTGGTCTGATAGCGTACTTGGTAGCAAGTATAGAGAAAATGAAAGACCCTCGCCAACCCAGTCCAAATACAACCTACAGCCTAAAAGATGCGGTACTAGGTGGTTTCAGCCTGTTTCTAATGCAATGTGAATCATTCCTAGAACATCAGAGACAACTGCATAGTCGCAACGGTAGGGATAATCTTCAAACTCTATTCGGTGCCATCAAAATACCTAGTGACAATCAAATCCGCAATATCCTGGATAAAATCAAAGCCAATTCGTTATTTGTGGTGTTTAGTGACATTTATCAACTATACTTCAAACGTTCATAATCTGAGATTTATCAAAGCGTTGAAATCGTAAGGTGAGCAAAGAATCAAGCTCCTCCTTATATTTTACGTTAGCATCTTCAAGACATCCTGAAATTGCTGCAGAAAACTGCGTAAAATCTTCATAATATTTTGCGTATAAACACTTCTTTTTCACAAACTTCCACAGTCTTTCAATTAAATTCAAGTTAGGAGAATAAGGAGGTAAGTACAGTAACTCTATTCCTAATGATTCTGCCAACTCCTGCACAATTCGGCATTTTTGATAACGAGCATTGTCTAATACCAATGTAATCGGTATTAATAGTCCTAATTCTGCTATCTTTTCTAGGAGTTCACAAACCTGAGTTCCCGTAATATAAGAACTGTTCGTTACCATAATTACTTCATGGGTAATTGCATTTAATGCTCCTAACACATTAAAACGTTTTCTCCCTGATGGTGACTTAATAAAAATCCTCTTGAAGCACCATATAAAATTTACAAATGCTCCCATTACAAAATCAGAGGCATCTACAAAGAAAACTGCCCTTTTTCCTGCTTTTGCCTCTTCTAGCCTTGGTTCTAGCTCTTTTTCTCTATAGCTATCCTGAGCTTCTACATCTGCTTTTGATGGAATTGTTCCCACCTTTAGACACCTCATTCCTATTGACTTTAAAAATTTTCTGACTTGCGTTGGACTTCTTTTTATTCCCGTTAATTCTTCTATTCTTTTTACTGCTTCATTTATTGTTGCTGGTGGATTTGACTCAAAATATGCCTCAATTGTCCCTTGATGCTCTGTTAACTCGCTTTTCGGGCGATTAAATTTTATTTCTTTTAGTTTTTCTATCCCGCCCTCTTGATAATCACGGATATAGCTTGTCACCGTATTTACTGAAACTCCTGCGAATTGAGCAATTTTTTGATGAGATAATCCCTGACTTTTTAACCATAAAACTTCCATCTTTAGCTGTACTCTAGGATGCGGGTGATTAAACCGACCGTAAGACAACAGTCTTTTGTCTTCTTCCGTAAATTCTAACTTAATCATTTCTCAGCCTCTTGACTACTTTTTCTATTTTTACTATATTATCTCTTATTTTTAAAATTCGCAACTTGTGACCGTGTTCAGTATACTAAAGACCAGAGGAATATTGACTCGGTATGAGGTGTTAGACAAGCAATTACTAATTCCGCTAGATGGCACAGAGTATTTCTCCTCTCAAAATATTCACTGTGAGCAATGTTCCCATCGAACCCATAAAAACGGGACAGTGACTTACTTTCATTCGGCAATCTTACCGGTAATTGTCTCACCTCAGCAAAAAGCGGTAATTAGTCTTGACCCTGAATTTATTACCCCTCAAGATGGTCACGAGAAACAAGACTGTGAGGTAGCAGCGGCAAAACGTTGGCTCCACAGACATCGAGAATTTTTTGACCCGTTCAGCGTTACTATGATTGGGGGATGACCTCTATAGTCGTCAACCGATGTGCGAAGAGGCTCTTCAAAACCACTTTCACTATCTCTTTGTCTGTTTGCCTGAATCTCACCCCACTCTTTATGAGTTTTTGGACTATGCCGAGAAGATTGGAGAGGTTTACTCTTTCCATGAGCGTCGTCGTCATGGTCGCGATTGGCATGATTATCATTATCGTTGGACTTATCACTTGCCCCTAAGAGATGGTTCCGCCGCCCTCAATACTCATTGGTTCGAGGTTACTGTTACTCGCCGTTCTGATGGTCAGGTTCTCTTTCACAACGATTGGATTACCGACCTTTTTCCCCAAGCCGATAACATTGTTGAGTTAGTCAGTGTCGCTCGCTCTCGTTGGAAAACCGAAAATGAGAACCATAATACTCTTAAGACTCAGGGCTACCATCTAGAACACAATTTTGGACATGGTGACCACCATCTTGCTACCTTTTTGCTCACCTTAAATTTACTGGCTTTCTTGTTTCACACCGTTTTACAGCTTTTAGATGAGTCCTACCAACGTATCCGACTACTTTTAGGGGCTCGAAGATGCTTTTTTTCCCATTTACGCACTCTTACTACCTATTTTGTCTTTGATAGCTGGCAACACCTTCTTGATTTTATGCTTGAGCCATTTGACCCTCTACCCGCCACTAATTCCTCCTGATTTTTCAAATTTAGAATTGCTGGATTTGGAGCAATATTTGGGTGAGGGTACAGTCCGACCAAAAGCGATTTCCCCAAGGGACTGTATATTCTGAGTCTTTCTCTGAACTCTTTTAAATTGTCTAGATTCTAGCTTGATTCTAGCTTGTCTAGGATCACTATTTAACCAACCATGTCATCAAGCGGCGATCGCGGCTGTCTTCTAGATTTTTGTAGTAATTTGGATAGGAAAGCAAGGGAAATTCTGCTATTCAATGATTCTTGACCATCTAATTTAACTAAATGAATACAAAGCTCTTACAAACTCCTCTTTTAACCCGCTTACAGTGGTTCATTCTCAG contains:
- the hpsU gene encoding hormogonium polysaccharide biosynthesis acetyltransferase HpsU — protein: MTLNSPSPIILDQEPWIDLRQYDQSWFERGRPNGLILLWWFVQAIAFPLSLHFGHGVRNGLLRLFGAKIGKRVKIRPTARFTYPWKVEIGDDSWIGDDVVIYSLDWIRIGRQCVISQKSYLCSASHDFSDPAFGLKLAAITIGNGVWIAADCFIGPGVEIGANTVIGVRSTVLKSIDSAQVAWGHPCQVRYPRQQPSRSG
- a CDS encoding lipid-A-disaccharide synthase-related protein, translating into MIKLLILSNGHGEDAIAARIVEQLLAANQSSPASWELAVLPLVGEGHAYAHLPVSILGATQVMPSGGFIYMDSRQLWRDLQGGLISLTGKQYNLIRDWAKSGGKILAVGDIVPLFFAWLSGAEYTFVGTAKSEYYVRDEKGWLAPSSWLTRQFGSVYFPWERWLMNRPHCRAVFPRDELTSQILQSFSIPALALGNPMMDGLDLPTWLPSVTEPPQPQKILLLPGSRPPEAFHNWELILQAVQELIVSHQNQAWCFLAAIAPHLSLDPFQDRLYSQGWQCLSQPELPVHDPQALGFQRGVNKLVLCQGAYADCLHQSQTAIAMAGTATEQFVGLGKPVFSFPGIGPQFTPHFARQQSYLLGPSVILLETPQQIAAILPKILSNSTQLKQIQENGFHRLGKPGAAARITHQLAKIWT
- a CDS encoding RNA-binding protein; translation: MSIYIGNLSYEVTEDDLKSVFTDYGSVKRVHLPTDRETGRLRGFAFVEMNSLTEEDSAISALDGAEWMGRSLKVNKAKEREDRGGGGGGGGGRRNNRY
- the murD gene encoding UDP-N-acetylmuramoyl-L-alanine--D-glutamate ligase, with the protein product MAKACIIGLGRSGMAAARVLKRDGWDVSLSDRANHENLQTLGQPLAAEGITLNLGHAFTLETDDLPKLIVVSPGVPWDLPILVQARAQGVEVIGELELAWRYLQGTPWIGITGTNGKTTTTALINAIFQAAGYNAPACGNIGYAACELVLQNQRFDWIIAEISSYQIESSYQLAPKIGLWTTFTPDHLNRHKTLENYYNIKASLLKRSELQVFNGDDPHLFQVGRNHWPEAHWTSVKGKEGLLCEPRKGVYLEDNWVSALGELILPINLFKMPGSHNQQNLLVAVAAARLAGIEKKAITNALLNFTGVPHRLEPVCTINGIEFINDSKATNYDAAEVGLASVKAPAILIAGGEAKEGDDHQWIAQIRKKAATVLLIGEAAPLFAERLQFHGYSDYEIVETMARAVKRGLELAPQKAAKVVLLSPACASFDQYQSFEHRGDDFRQLCLALRN
- a CDS encoding response regulator codes for the protein MTKILIIEDQPDVRENIQAILDLEDYETLTAADGLIGVELAQQFLPDLILCDVMMPRLDGFGVLKELRQLPATGSIPFIFLTAKADRTDLRHGMESGADDYLTKPFTLEELLNAIAVRLARQVTVNQAAHQEMDQLRQNITRALPHELLTPLNGILGTTEILRDFYDSMNKAEILSSIKDIQDSGKRLYRLVQNFLLFAELQLLEENPERIQVWKYRLAQKTETSEIIQELAQELAEQGNRLIDLPLDIENTTIDMADQDFRKVVEEMIDNAFKFSSDGTPVKIRSYCQGDRFCLEIQDQGRGMTSQQIDEIGAYMQFDRKLYEQQGAGLGLILAKRITQLYSGNFAITSTPHKGTTIHLSWTCTPV
- a CDS encoding IS630 family transposase; the protein is MIKLEFTEEDKRLLSYGRFNHPHPRVQLKMEVLWLKSQGLSHQKIAQFAGVSVNTVTSYIRDYQEGGIEKLKEIKFNRPKSELTEHQGTIEAYFESNPPATINEAVKRIEELTGIKRSPTQVRKFLKSIGMRCLKVGTIPSKADVEAQDSYREKELEPRLEEAKAGKRAVFFVDASDFVMGAFVNFIWCFKRIFIKSPSGRKRFNVLGALNAITHEVIMVTNSSYITGTQVCELLEKIAELGLLIPITLVLDNARYQKCRIVQELAESLGIELLYLPPYSPNLNLIERLWKFVKKKCLYAKYYEDFTQFSAAISGCLEDANVKYKEELDSLLTLRFQRFDKSQIMNV